The Triticum dicoccoides isolate Atlit2015 ecotype Zavitan chromosome 6A, WEW_v2.0, whole genome shotgun sequence genome has a window encoding:
- the LOC119319417 gene encoding myb-related protein 340-like yields MEQYGWGREEGGWRKGPWTAQEDKLLLGYVRQQGDGRWNSVAKLTGLKRSGKSCRLRWVNYLRPDLKRGKITPLEETVILELHALWGNRWSTIARSLPGRTDNEIKNYWRTHFKKGKPSSKNIERARARFLKQRREIMQGHHEHQRDVQDDDGAASADNNGDGAASHHADEATTWPAPPPAQDDDDLAMMRDMADMDDFLQYHDPMSTSAYFLLDGGDGAASDAGSSGEIDACGATWGSLWNLDDVDVVDDVGGGGACGWGSFALLQDHGLAFY; encoded by the exons ATGGAGCAGTATGGCtggggaagggaggagggaggGTGGAGGAAAGGGCCGTGGACGGCGCAGGAAGACAAGCTGCTGCTCGGCTATGTTCGGCAGCAGGGGGATGGGAGGTGGAATTCTGTCGCCAAGCTCACAG GTCTGAAGAGAAGCGGGAAGAGCTGCAGGCTTCGGTGGGTGAATTACCTGCGACCTGACCTCAAGAGAGGCAAGATCACGCCGCTGGAGGAGACCGTCATACTCGAGCTCCATGCCTTGTGGGGAAACAG ATGGTCGACGATTGCGCGTAGCCTCCCCGGCCGGACGGACAACGAGATCAAGAACTACTGGCGGACGCACTTCAAGAAGGGCAAGCCGTCGTCCAAGAACATCGAGCGCGCCAGGGCGCGCTTCCTCAAGCAGCGCCGCGAGATCATGCAAGGTCACCACGAGCACCAGCGCGACGTCCAGGACGACGACGGCGCTGCTAGCGCGGACAACAACGGCGACGGCGCGGCTAGCCATCACGCAGATGAAGCAACAACATGGCCAGCACCGCCGCCGGCGCAGGACGACGACGACCTGGCGATGATGCGGGATATGGCGGACATGGACGACTTCCTGCAGTACCATGATCCAATGTCGACGTCGGCCTACTTCCTCCTCGACGGCGGCGATGGCGCCGCCAGCGACGCGGGTTCCAGCGGGGAGATCGACGCCTGCGGCGCCACGTGGGGCAGCTTGTGGAACCTCGACGACGTCGACGTTGTAGATGACGTCGGTGGTGGCGGCGCGTGCGGCTGGGGCAGCTTCGCTTTGCTCCAAGATCACGGACTCGCTTTCTACTAG